TTTCATTTCTTACGCTGACTTATAGGCTACGGTGCTCTCAATTCACTTCCCAGGCCCTGCACATCACATAACCCCTTGTTTATGCAATGGTTGTGACAACTGTGCCAAGCAGGCGGTGACCACCTCTTTATTTACGAATCTTCATAAAATAATTGAATTCCTTAGTCAGCGTTATTAAGATATTGTCTACTTACTTAACATCTCTATCGTATCGTGCTGCAGAAAATTCGATCTGTCTCAACTCAATACTTCTAACTAACGCGCCCCACCCGCCTGCGAGCAGGTAGGCCGTATTGTATTTTAATGCTTATTTTCTTTTCTGATTTTTAGCGAGAGAATTGAATGACTGAATCAACCCCAAGAAAGCGTGGTTTCACGCTGATTGAACTCCTGGTCGTAATTGCCATTATTGCGATTCTGATAGCCTTGCTGTTACCTGCCGTTCAACAGGCACGGGAGGCGGCACGTCGATCGCAGTGTAAAAATAATCTGAAGCAGCTCGGTCTGGCGTTTCACAATTATCATGACAATTTCAACATGCTGCCGACAGGTTATTTTGGAAACGCTGGCTACATTACCGGCTGGTCCGCACGAATTCTGCCTTATCTCGATCAGGCCCCCCGTTACAACGCCATCGGTTCGATGGGTGAGATGACGAACCTGATGCCTTATCGTTTCACGACCGCGCCGCATAACGGAGATGACAGCATCTTCACCGATCCGATTGCCGTCTTCATCTGTCCTTCTTCAGAAATTGGGGAGCGTGCGACCGACTATTCCACAAGCTGGGGAGGCAACCCGGGCAATGACGCTTCACTGCATTACCGAGGCAATGGAGGCTCGGTCGATGTCGGTTTTGTGAATGGCTCGAATTCCAGCCGACACTATGCGACATCAGGGGTGCTTTACCCTCGACACAAAACACGGTTTCGTGACATTACCGATGGCACCACGAATACATTTTTGCTGGGTGAATTATCCAGCTACCTTGGCTGGAGCGGTTCTAAAGGGGGCTGGGATGATATCGTGCCCTGGACCTGGGCCACCTATGCATATGGCAGCCCTCCAGGAGCCGACGGTTATCTGATGATCGACACCAAGGTTGTTCAATATCCAATTGGTTCCGGCAATCACTCTCAATACGGTGTCGGTTGGCGCAGCCAGCATGTCGGAGGTACTCACATGCTGCTCTGCGATGGCAGCGTTCGCTTCCTTTCTGAAAGCTTGAGTCTGGATCTTTTGAAATCACTGGCAACCCGTGGAACGGGCGAAATCGTCGGCGAGTTTTAACTCACCCGCTGCACTTCAATGTGACCTGAAATTCAAATCACCCAATCTCTTTTTTGAAGAAGAATCGCTATGCGCAAGCTATTTTTACGTACAAATCGATGCCTGTTTTCAGGATTTTTCCTGGTGCTGCCTCTGCTGGCAGGCTGTGGTAATTCGGATGAACTCCCCACTGGTGAAGTCCATGGAGTGGTCAAATATCAAGGCAAGCCATTGCCCAGTGGTTCGGTTACCTTTATTCCTGACGGCCCGGGGAAAGCAGCTTCCGGTGAGATCCAGGCCGACGGTTCTTACACACTGACCACTTATTCCCAGGGTGACGGCGCGACGATCGGCGGCCACAAGGTCATGATCATTTCGGAGAAAGATACATCTGAACTTCCTGCAGAATCCGCAGCGGCTAATGTAGATCTCTCGTTGATCCCGGAAAAATATGGGATGAGCCCCAAGACCTCCGGACTGACAGCTGAGGTCAAAGAAGGGGATAACGAAATTAATTTCGATCTGGAATAACTACGAATCAGTGAGCAATGTTTCCTGTTCGAACGGTGATTGTGTTTCCGAATGCAATCACCGTTTTTTCATGCGCGCCGTCGGTGATCAGATAAACGAATCGATGGTGATCATCACAAGAATGATGACGCCGATCGCCATCTTTCCGACGACTCCCAGAATACGACCGACAAACGCCGCCCGTCCGATCTCGTAACGATCAACGGTCTCATTCCCTTTCCAGACTTCGCCCAGGTAAGCGCCGATGTAAGCCCCTACGCTCCCTCCTAAGACGGCACCAAGGACCGTTCCAAACGGAGGCAGAAAGGGAGTACCGACCATGGCACCGATTACACTCAGGAAGAATGTACCCAGCAACGAAAGAATCATCGCGCGACGGCTGGCTCCTTTTTTCGCTGCGCCTGCGGACCCGCCCAGCATTTCCACCAGTTCACCCAGACCGGCGAGTGCTACTGCGATCAGTAACACCGTCAATGAGATCCCACTGTTTTCCTGACCGGGCATGAACGCATAAAACAGTGCCGACAGCAGCACCATGATCCAGTTGCCGGGCACGAGGAATAGAATCGAGACCCAGGCTGTCAAATTCGCCAGCAGCAACAGTGTTGCCATCAGGTAATAGAAGGTGACGGGAAGCCAGTCATAGAGCCACTCAAAAGACATTTAGGATCGCCTGTCAAAAGTATTGTGCATCCGTTTGGGAAAACAGCCAGTGTATTGTTTCGCGGCATCGAACGTAATTCTTCTTCGTAAACGGTGATGAATTATTACGGAATGCAAAAAAAAGACGAACGTTGAACCACATTCAGGGGTTATAAAAGTAGAGCAAAATAGTCCAAAAAGCCGCACAAAGCGCACTTTTGAACAGTTTTTTGAGTCCACTGGGCAGGCAATGATTGTATTTGTCTGAATTCAGGGGTAAAATTCCAAGTTTGATGCGTCATTGAGAGACGAAAATTCTTATAATCATCAATGATGTTTGATGTCAAACGGGGGTATTTTTCCCCGGTTCACTACTGATCCGGCTCAGCAGACCGAAGTCAACTGTTGAGCGAGTGCTTATTTCAGTCTAATCCGAAGGAGCAGGCCGTGAGTGTTGTCAATTCCGCCAGGGACGTTCATGTTGACGAAATTGTAGACGCCGAACCCCACAGCTGGTTGAACATGAAGGAAGTGCCCGCCTGGTTTATCAGTCTGGGCGTGCATCTGTTGATCCTGCTTGTTCTGGCAAGTATCACCCGCATTACGCTGCTGGATTCTGAGCATGCCATCATTTCTTCGATCGAAGAACTGGATCAGGATTCGTTTGACATCGACCCGACCATTCAGGACGTCGTTGGCAGTTCCGGCGATTCGGAGATCCTGGCTCCTTCCATGTCCGCCGCACCACAAACGGCGCGCGAACAGCAGGAAGCAATGCAGAATCAGCTGGAAAGTGAAATTGAAACTCCTGAGCCCATCTTCAATGATGAACTGACCCAACCGGCGAAAGAAGAACTGATGGCTTCGGTCGAAGTCAAAGGCGAAACGGACCGTCCCGAAGGGGGCGTGGCCGGTGCCATCGACCGTTTGACGCTGGAAATTGCCGCCGCCGCCAAAGAGAAAAAATTGCTCGTCGTCTGGCTGTTTGATGTTTCTCCTTCCGTCAGCAAACGCCGCAATGAAATCGCCGACCGTTTTGAAAACGTGTATAAACAGCTGGGGATTCTGGAAGCAGCGGAAAATGAAAACTCGCTGAAAACAGCTGTCGCCGCCTTCGGTGCAACGACTCAATTCGTCACTAAAGACCCAGTGAGTGATATCAAAGAAGTGGTCTCACAAATTCGTTCGATCAAAGAAGACACCACCGGAGACGAAAATGTATTCGCAGCCGTAGGTCAGGTTTCAAAACGCTGGCTTTCTTACAAAAAGAAGGGCCGTCGTAACATGATGGTGATCGTCGTCACCGATGAAGCCGGTACCGACGCGGTCGCGAATCTGGAAGAGACCATCCTGTTTACCAAACGAAACGGCATTAAATGTTATGTCGTTGGAAACGCGTCTCCCTTCGGCCGACGTGAAGAGATGACGACCTTCAAAGTCGATGGTTATGATGTACCGGCGATTGCAGAAACCGGGCCGGAAACCGTAATGCCCGAACGGATCAAACTGCCATTCTGGGGACAAAACGGTTACAAAGCCCGACGATTGACGTCAGGCTATGGCCCATATGCCTTAACCCGCTTGTGTGCAGAAACCAATGGAATCTTTTTCATTACGGAAGATTCGAACGGAGTCAAATTTGACCCCGCCGACATGCGGGCCTATCACCCGGATTATATTGCGATCCGTGACTATCAGAAAAAGCTCGAATCGAATGCAGCCAAAGCGGCACTCGTCAAAACGGCAGCTGCAACACAGTTTTCCAAGCGTACCTTACCAACCCCGACCCTGGAATTTCCTGCGAATACAGACAACGTGCTTCGACAGGCGATCACGGCGGCTCAAAAACCAGTTTCTGAACTCGACTACGGTTTGGAGGAACTGCAGACCATGTTGGCGATGGGAATACAGGACCGGAAGAAAATTGCTGAACCACGGTGGCGTGCCAACTACGATCTGGCATTAGGCCGCGTCCTGGCGACCCGCGTACGGGCTCATGGCTATAACACTGTGTTGGCCGAAATGAAAAGTAACCCCAAATCATTTAAAACCAAAGGTAATAATGCCTGGAGACTGGTCCCATCCAAGGATGTGCGATCCAGCCCCTCCGTACGTAAGATGAGTAAACAGGCCACCGAGCTGCTCAACGGCATTATTGATGAACACCCTGGAACTCCCTGGTCGT
This window of the Gimesia fumaroli genome carries:
- a CDS encoding DUF4198 domain-containing protein: MRKLFLRTNRCLFSGFFLVLPLLAGCGNSDELPTGEVHGVVKYQGKPLPSGSVTFIPDGPGKAASGEIQADGSYTLTTYSQGDGATIGGHKVMIISEKDTSELPAESAAANVDLSLIPEKYGMSPKTSGLTAEVKEGDNEINFDLE
- a CDS encoding vWA domain-containing protein; protein product: MSVVNSARDVHVDEIVDAEPHSWLNMKEVPAWFISLGVHLLILLVLASITRITLLDSEHAIISSIEELDQDSFDIDPTIQDVVGSSGDSEILAPSMSAAPQTAREQQEAMQNQLESEIETPEPIFNDELTQPAKEELMASVEVKGETDRPEGGVAGAIDRLTLEIAAAAKEKKLLVVWLFDVSPSVSKRRNEIADRFENVYKQLGILEAAENENSLKTAVAAFGATTQFVTKDPVSDIKEVVSQIRSIKEDTTGDENVFAAVGQVSKRWLSYKKKGRRNMMVIVVTDEAGTDAVANLEETILFTKRNGIKCYVVGNASPFGRREEMTTFKVDGYDVPAIAETGPETVMPERIKLPFWGQNGYKARRLTSGYGPYALTRLCAETNGIFFITEDSNGVKFDPADMRAYHPDYIAIRDYQKKLESNAAKAALVKTAAATQFSKRTLPTPTLEFPANTDNVLRQAITAAQKPVSELDYGLEELQTMLAMGIQDRKKIAEPRWRANYDLALGRVLATRVRAHGYNTVLAEMKSNPKSFKTKGNNAWRLVPSKDVRSSPSVRKMSKQATELLNGIIDEHPGTPWSFLAAMELNQPLGWEWKEMKLNLDASGNRVQGPRSPRFEEEQRKKREILKKRGIDTSKPLKI
- a CDS encoding DUF1559 domain-containing protein, which encodes MTESTPRKRGFTLIELLVVIAIIAILIALLLPAVQQAREAARRSQCKNNLKQLGLAFHNYHDNFNMLPTGYFGNAGYITGWSARILPYLDQAPRYNAIGSMGEMTNLMPYRFTTAPHNGDDSIFTDPIAVFICPSSEIGERATDYSTSWGGNPGNDASLHYRGNGGSVDVGFVNGSNSSRHYATSGVLYPRHKTRFRDITDGTTNTFLLGELSSYLGWSGSKGGWDDIVPWTWATYAYGSPPGADGYLMIDTKVVQYPIGSGNHSQYGVGWRSQHVGGTHMLLCDGSVRFLSESLSLDLLKSLATRGTGEIVGEF
- a CDS encoding DUF456 domain-containing protein; protein product: MSFEWLYDWLPVTFYYLMATLLLLANLTAWVSILFLVPGNWIMVLLSALFYAFMPGQENSGISLTVLLIAVALAGLGELVEMLGGSAGAAKKGASRRAMILSLLGTFFLSVIGAMVGTPFLPPFGTVLGAVLGGSVGAYIGAYLGEVWKGNETVDRYEIGRAAFVGRILGVVGKMAIGVIILVMITIDSFI